The Lolium rigidum isolate FL_2022 chromosome 1, APGP_CSIRO_Lrig_0.1, whole genome shotgun sequence region AAGAAATTCATTGATTTTCAGGATAAACTCCTAAAAACTGCCTGCTCTTTCATTATTTTTGGCTATTGCAGTATGTTCTATCCATGTAAATGTAATGATAGTATCTTCATAACCACGCACATTTTAATTGCCACCCATGCTGCTTTGTGCTATTATCGTGctatttttccttttattttcctaGTTTTCTACCGTTAGTTTATTTGGTGAGCCATCATGCCAGTTTTCATGCCTTGTGCTGTTACTCTGCTGTTTTGCCTTTTATTTTCCTAGTTTTCTACTGTTAGGTTATTGGTGAGCCAGCATGTCAGTTTACATTCTTAGTTACCTCAATCCTTACCAGTTATCAACATTTGATCAAGTCACTTCAGATGATTTACTATATGATGAAAGTTATTATTCTGAGACAATTTTGGATGGGTTACCTACTGCTTCTATTTGTGAACAATGTTTGTGTGCTTTCCTCCTGTGGTCTAAGGCCTTCTTTTCTGAATAGACATTGCAAATTTCATTGGCTAGTGTAGAGTTCTCCTCTTGTGCTCTGGTACTCTTTATTTTTAATCATTTGTTCAAAAGTGCATCACCTATGCCTATGACTGCTGCGCTTCTAATGTCCTAGCTAGAAAGTGTTATTCCTTTCCACAATTCTATGTTTGCTCCTCATTCTAAAACACATAGTCATCTTTTCTTCTGTTAATCCATATGTTTCTCTTGCTGGATACTGTGCAGTATcaccaaatggcatgagtttcctTTCTTTCCAAAGCTAATGAGTGGAGAATTAATTAATAAATTGTCTTTTTTTTTCATAGCTGCGATACAGTGCTTGAAGAGGAAAAGACTATATGAGCAACAGGTCGAGCAGCTTGGGAACTTCCAATTAAGGATACATGATCAGGTGAAGTCTCAAAGGACATGTGGTTCGGTTTTCCTTCTTGGTCCTATTACCCGGATTGTCTGATTTAGTATTCACTATATTACTTTATGTGTCTGTTCTTATTGTAGATGATAATGCTGGAAGGTGCAAAAGCTACAACAGAGACTGTGGATGCATTGAGAACCGGCGCATCAGCAATGAAAGCTATGCACAAATCAACGTATGTAATAGTAATCACCTATCTTGCATTTGAGTTCTATTTTTTTTCCATTATTTTCTCTCCAAATCACTATGTTTGTTGGTATATATACTTTGATAATAGGCCACATCTGTTGGTAAGCTGAGGTAGCATAATCTGTTAGGTTGGACTTTAGATCATCGTATTTTGTATTTTCCTACGATTTTCATCTAAACTATTGATTATCAACTTAGATGGTACATCAAAGAAGGTCTAGTGACTTAACAGATGTAAGCATACATGTGTTTACTATTGGTGGGGCAATAATAAATGCTTAAGGACTTGCAGTGCAATATACTTGAGGGGAGCTCTTGAAAGAGCTTTTATGGTAGAAGCTAAAGTTTATGCACACTTAAAAATCTCGGACAATACTTTGTTTGATACAGTAAAGTTCTGCAGAACGCCATAGAACACATACAGCTTCATATGCTCCCTAGTTTTTGCATCAGTAACAAATAAGTCCTGTTAGCAGTTGGATTCTGACTTGCTGTCAGTGCAACACCATATACATGTCAGATTTATAGTCCTTTTCCTTGTAATAGGAATGCTCTAAAAGCTGGTCAGTTTTAATAGAGTTTCAAGTTTTACAGTTATATTATCATACACTTGTTTTCATTATGTAAATAATTGAAATCAGAAGCCATATAAATAAATGGAAtgcttttgcttttttttttcctttgcttcTTTCATTTTAGCGATTGCTTCTTGGTCTGCAGATATAACTCTTGTGTGTTTTCTTTTCCAGAAATATTGATGATGTTGACAAGACCATGGATGAAATTAATGACAATATGGAGAACATGAGGCAAATCCAGGATCTTCTATCTGCGCCTATTGGGGCAGCAAGTGATTTCGATGAAGTATGTCTCTCTGTTTCTTTCTTTCTATCCTCTCAAATGTGCACGCATTCACGAAAGCAAATTTTCTAACCTTTTACTGTATTCGCTAGGATGAACTGGAAGCTGAACTTGCGGATTTGGAGGGAGAGGAGTTGGAGGCAGAGCTACTAGCACCTACCACAACGGCTCCTAGCACTGCTCCAGTGCGTGTACCTGCTGCCCAGCAGTCGAGTCGGCCCTCTGCTAGTAAAACTGAAGATGATGAGCTGGCAGCTTTACAAGCAGAGATGGCCATGTAATTAGGTATTTTCCCATCTCTTATTCCCTGAGTCAGGGTTGCTTTGTTGTTTCATCTCATTCAGTAAACATGCGAATTAAACCACTCTCAAGGAGCACAAGCCTTAAAAACAGTTAATTTGGGGATGTTACTTTACATGATCATTACAACCTGAATAACTACGGTGTCACACGTTGCGCTTAGAACATGTCACTAACAAGTTCTTTATATCACAGTTTACAGGCCTTGGTGTGGTCTTGTTTAGAGATCAGATTCTGCAAATATATATTGGGACCACAGTGTTTTTATGGAGGTCTTCCTAGAAAGATGTG contains the following coding sequences:
- the LOC124695737 gene encoding vacuolar protein sorting-associated protein 32 homolog 2-like, which encodes MSGMFGRVFGKSKEQSQATALASIDKLSETLEMLEKKENLLMKKANLEVEKAKAFTKAKNKKAAIQCLKRKRLYEQQVEQLGNFQLRIHDQMIMLEGAKATTETVDALRTGASAMKAMHKSTNIDDVDKTMDEINDNMENMRQIQDLLSAPIGAASDFDEDELEAELADLEGEELEAELLAPTTTAPSTAPVRVPAAQQSSRPSASKTEDDELAALQAEMAM